The Chryseobacterium sp. LJ668 genome segment AAAAGTAAATATGGTCCTAAAAATTAGAATATTTAATTTTATTGTTATAAAACTTCCCGCTTCCGTCATACGACTTCCAGCTATCTCCTAACTTCTTCTTATCTTTGCCAAGGATATTTTATTCTTTAAATCATTTAATTTTTTAATCATAAACTATGAAAACATACGCAGGAATTCCTGAAGAAAATGCTTCGTTAGAAAATTCAAAAGTTGTTTTGGTAACGGTACCTTATGACGGAACATCAACCTGGGGAAAAGGAGCAGATAAAGGTCCGGAATTGTTCCTTGACGCTTCTGAAAACATGGAATTGTACGATATTGAAACAGGAACAGAACCTTATTTGGAAGGTGTTTATTTAGCAGGAGAAATTTCAGAGAATTCTACACCTGAAGCAATGACAGAATCGGTTTATCAGAAAACGAAAGAGCTTTTGGCAACAGATAAATTGTTCACGCTTTTTGGTGGAGAGCATTCAGTTTCTATAGGTTCAATCCGTGCAGTGGGAGAAAAGTTTGAAAATTTGACCGTTCTTCAGTTGGATGCACATACAGACCTTCGCCCGGAGTTTCATGGTTCCACTTCTAATCATGCGTGTGCGGTTTTTGAAGCTAATCAGAAGCATAATTTAGTGCAGGTGGGAATTCGTTCTATGGATGTTGAAGAGGTAGAATATTTACCGGAAGGAAGAGTGTTTTTTGCACATGAAATTGCCAATAATGAAAACTGGGTGAATGATGTCTTAGAAAAAGTTTCCGGGAATGTGTATATCACAATTGATTTGGATGCATTTGATCCATCAATTGCTCCATCAACCGGAACTCCGGAACCGGGTGGTTTGCAATGGTACCCGACTTTGGAATTGCTTAGAAAAGTTTTCGAAAAATGTAATGTTGTTGCTTTTGACATTGTGGAATTGATGGATTCTGCGAATTCAAAACCAAGCGCATTCTTAGCTGCCAAATTGTATTATAAAATGCTAGCTTATTATCACATCAACAGAAACTAAAATTCCGCAGGAAACGGATTTTTTCTTTCGGTTTTTCTTTGGAAATTTGTGATACAAAATAAATGAGAATGTCTACACAAGACGAAATAGATTATCACAGAATTGCCAAAGCGATTGATTTTATTCAAAGCAATTTTAAGCTTCAGCCCAATTTGGATGAGGTGGCAGAGAACGTCAGTCTGAGCCCGGCACATTTTCAGAAAATATTCACCGATTGGGCAGGAACAAGTCCGAAGAAATTTTTGCAGTTCATTAGTCTTGAGCATGCGAAAAGTTTATTAAAAGAAGAAAAAGCCACGCTGTTTGATGCAGCTTTAGAAACTGGACTTTCAAGTACAAGCAGATTGCACGATTTGTTCGTGAAAATTGAAGGAATGTCGCCTGCAGAATATAAAAACGGCGGTAAAAATTTACAGATCAATTACAGTTTTTCCGAAAGTCCGTTTGGGAATATTATTACCGCTTCCACAGAAAAGGGGATCTGTTACATGGCTTTCGAAGAGGCTAAAGAATATGCATTGAGAGATTTAATGAATAAATTTCCCAATGCATCTTTCTTTGAAAAACTGGATGAGTTTCAGCAAAATGCATTGTCGATTTTCACCAAAGACTGGTCAAAACTTAACACGATAAAACTGCATCTTAAAGGAACAGATTTTCAGCTCAAAGTATGGGAAAGCTTATTAACTATCCCTATGGGAAAATTATCCACATATGGTAATTTAGCCGGTAAAATAGGAAATTCGAAAGCTTCAAGAGCAGTAGGAACAGCAATTGGCAGTAATCCGGTTGCATTCCTGATTCCGTGTCATCGGGTGATACAGTCTTCAGGAAAAATTGGCGGCTATATGTGGGGAAGTGACAGGAAACAGATGATTATTGGCTGGGAAAGTTCTAGAGTTTATGGTGATTCTTTAAACACGAAGTAATGATGAGTTTATTCGAAGATATATCAGAATATCCTTTTAATATTCTTCCTAAAGATGGAATCGTTCATTATTACGGAAAGGTTTTTTCTAAGGAAAAATCAGATTTTTATTATGATTATTTATTCAATCAAATTCCCTGGGAAAATGATGAGGCTGTGATTTTTGGTAAATTAATTTTAACGAAAAGAAAAGTGGCATGGTTTGGAGAAAAGCCTTTTGAATATACCTACTCAAAACGAACAAAATATGCCAAACTTTGGACTCCGGAATTATTAGCATTAAAACAGAAATGCGAAGAAGTTACCGGAGAAATTTACAATTCCTGCCTGCTTAATTTATACCACGACGGAAGCGAAGGAATGGCGTATCACAGCGATGGTGAAAAAGATCTGAAAAAACATGGCGCAATCGCTTCATTAACTTTCGGGGCAGAAAGAAAATTCTTATTTAAACATAAAGCGACCAAAGAAAAAGTAGAATTACTTCTTGAAAACGGAAGTTTACTGGTCATGAAAGGCGAAACCCAAGATCATTGGATGCACCGGCTTCCGCCGACCACAAAAGTGAAAGCTCCACGAGTAAATTTGACGTTCCGAACGATTGAAGAATAAAAAAAACAGTGTAAATCACACTGCTATTCTTTTTCTTAATTTCGTTCTATCATCTACTTATTTCAAAACTTCAGCTTCGATAGAAGAATCTTCAAAAACTTTTATAAAAGCTTTCGTGTAATCTTCTTTCGTTGCAACATTCGGATTGTCTAAAAATTTCTGCGGATTTACCGAGAAAAGGGGAAACCAGGTCGAACTTATCTGAATTTGAATCCTATGTCCTTTTTTAAAGGTATGTACCACATCTTGCAATCTGAAATTCACTGCTGTTTTTTGATTCGGAACCAAGGCTTCTGCTCTCTCTCTTGAATTTCTGAATCTGGCAGGCATTATTTCACTTCTTACCATCTGATGGTAATTTCCGTAGACTACACCTTCTTTTTTCTCTGCAGGTTTAAAATCTTCAGGATATACATCGATTAATTTCAACGCAAAATCTGCATCTGTAGAAGTAGAGGCAATATTTAATTTTGCCATAATTTCTCCTGCGAAAGTCATGTCTTCCGTCAAAACATCTGTAGTAAAAGTAAGAACATCAGGTCGTCCTACTGCAAACCGCTGGTCTTCCGACATATAATTTCTTGGGGTGAAACCGTTAAAGTCTTTCAGGTTATCTGAACTTAGAACAGGATTGTCAGGATCACTATAATATTCTGTAGCGCTTTGTCCTGAATTATTTTTTAAGGTTCCGTTTACCAGGTAGAAATTAACTTTTTGTGTGTTTTTTGGGGGATATTGTGCAAATTCTTTCCATTTTTTTGCGCCGGTGTCGTACATCAAAGCTTCCGGTAAGCCTGCGTCTTGTTTTGTATCTCCTTTTAAATAATGATTGAAAAATTTAGTCTCAATACTTTTCTGATAATACGTTGCAATGCTATCTCCGAAATAAATCTGATTGTGAAAATGTTTCCCTTCCTCGCGTCCCCACCCTCCATGCGAAAAAGGTCCCATTACGATTGTGTTTTTAGCTTTTGGGCTTGTCTTTTCAATGGTTTTGTAGATATTAAGAGGTCCTGAAAGATCTTCAGCATCAAACCAGCCACCGACAGTAATTACCGCATGATTTATATTTTTCAGATGCGGGAGAAGACTCCTTTTCTGCCAATATTCATCGTAATTCGGATGATTCATAATTTCTGTCATGAAGAAGTTGTCCTTATAATATTTGTTATAGGCTTCTTTCAAAGTTCCCATGTCTCTGTAAAATTTCAAGCCGTCTTCTGAAGTGGTTTTAATCATAGAATCTGAGTACCACGCTTTGTTTTCGGCTTTTGTTTTCTGAACTCCAAAAACGGGAAACGTTTTGAAATAGCCTAGCATAAATTTTCCATTATGAAGAAAGTCATCATTCCAGAAATCTGAAATTGGAGCCTGCGGAGAAGAAGCGACTAAAGAAGGATGCTGCGCCAAAGTTCCTACCGCAGTATAAAATCCGGGATAAGAAGTTCCGTATTGACCGACTTTTCCGTTATTGTATTTGATGTTTTTGACCAGCCAATCAATGGTATCGTAGGTATCGGTACTTTCGTCAACATCTTTTTTTGTTTTACGTTCTACCTGCGGCGTCATGTTGGTAAAAGTTCCTTGGCTCATATATCTTCCACGCACATCCTGATATACAAAAATGTATTTGTCTTTCATCAAATATGGGTTTGGGCCAAGTTTGGTTTTAAATTCATTTTCACCATATGGAGCAATGCTGTAGCATGTTCTCTGCATTAAAAATGGATATTTCTGCTTTTTTGAGATATCTTTTGGGATGTAAATCGCTGTAAAAAGTTTAACCCCATCGCGCATGGTGATGTACATTTCCTTTTTGGTGAAATTATCTTTAACAAAGTTGTCTGTCGGAGTTGTACTTTGAGATTTTCCTAAGATAAAAAATAAAAGCAGCACTAAAGAAAACGGAATCTTCATAATTGAAATTTTGGCTAATTTATTAATAAAAATGCTATATACTGAATCCTTTTAAAAATAAAAAATCCCTGAGAAAATTCAGGGATAAAATTTTAATATGTGTTGACTTTAATTAAGCTTTCAAGTATCTTGAATATGCGTAACCTTCTTGTCCGTCAGAAGTTTTAACCTTCCACCAGTCGTCAGAAGTCTGCTCAATTAATGTAACAGAAGAACCTTTTGCAGCTTTTCCTACAACGGCAGCATCCGTTGAAGGTTCTTGTCTGATATTGAGGTTAGAATCTTCTGTAGCAATGGTAAGATTAGCACCTGCAGCCAAACCGGCAACCTGTACATCAACATTGATGTCTGAAGCAGAATATGTAGAATCAATAGCTCCTAAGGCATTCCATACAGCATCTTTTGCAGCAGTATTGGATGCATTTCCGGAAATATATAAAATTCCGTCCTGCTCCTGAACCTGTAGATTTGAAACTCCCGCAGACTGAGCTGCAGAAACCACACTTGAATATTTATCTTGTAATGTGCTCATCTGTTAGTTTTTTACTGTGTAGTTATAATTTACTTTTCCAACTTTCAAGGCATCAACAGATTCTTTGATTTTTCTTGCCTGTAATGAAGATACATTTCCTGTCAGCGTCAATTCACCGTTTACTACCTCAACTTTTACAGTTGGGAAATCTTTCACGGCATCCTGTACTTTTTGCTGAACCATAGGATCAACAGCCGTTGTAGTTTCTACCGGCATTGGATCAGGAGTTGCTTCAGCAATTGTCGCCATATCATGAACATCTTTTACCCCTTTGATTTCTTTCAGAGATTTGATAGCAGCATCTTTTTCTGCCTGTGAAGCGAATGTTCCGCCTAGATGGGCAACACCTTCTTTTACTTCTACAGTTGCAGACGGATTTGAGGTTACAATGGTAGTTGCCTGAGTCTGAAGATCAGCATCAGAAACTTTCTTTTTGCACGAAATAGATCCAAATGATACTGCCAAAGCTAAGGCAGACATTGTGATTGTTTTTTTCATAATTGTTTAATTTAATGTTTTAATTACACTCAAATGTAATAATAAAATGTATACCATTTCTCTAAAAAATAAATAAATATGTAAATTTTTTCTTTTAATGTTGTCATAATCTGCACGTTAATTTTCATAATAATAGTTTTGATGTAGTTTAACAAAATTTTAAGCTTCAAGAATAAAAACCTTTATATTTGCGATTATTGAACTATAGATATGAAAGGACAGAATAAATTATTTATTGCGATCATCATTGCTTTGATCGTGGGTGTTGCAATTGGAGGATTTGTACATATTCAGTATCCTGAAAGTGCAAAACCATTCTCACAAAACATCAAACTTTTAGGAACCGTTTTTATCAGATTGGTACAGATGATCATCGCACCGCTGGTTTTCACAACCTTGGTGGTAGGAATTGCAAAAATGAGCGACATCAAGATGATCGGAAGGGTAGGATCAAAAGCTATGCTGTGGTTTATTTCGGCATCTCTTATTTCTCTTTTTATCGGTCTGGTTTTGGTAAATTGGCTTGAGCCGGGTCACGTTACGAAGCTTCCGATTCAGGATGCGGCGTCTGCTGAAGAGCTCCTAAAATCAAGCAAAGGCTTCTCGATGGAAGATTTTGTCAAACATATTATCCCTAAAAGTATTTTTGAAGCTTTTGCAACCAATGAAGTTCTTCAGATTGTTGTTTTTTCAATCATGTTTGGGGTTGCTTTGGCAAATCTCGGTGATGAATACGCACAACCTGTCATCAAATTATTCGATGTTGTAGCGCATGCGATTCTGAAAATGGTAGGCTACATCATGTGGTTTGCACCGCTTGGAGTACTTGGAGCGATTGCAGCGGTGGTTGCCACCAACGGCTTTGAAATCTTTAAAGTATACGCCATTTACCTTCGAGACTTTTTCTTTGCTTTAGGAATTCTGTGGCTTGTATTGCTGTTAGTAGGATATTTAATTTTGGGTAACCGTCTTTTTGAACTGTTAAGAAGAATAAAATCTCCCTTATTAATTGCTTTTTCAACTACAAGTTCGGAAGCTGTTTTTCCTAAATTGGTAGAAGAATTAGAAAGATTCGGGTGTAATAACAGAGTAGTATCGTTTATATTACCGCTAGGATACTCATTCAATTTGGATGGAAGCATGATGTACATGACCTTTGCATCGATTTTTATCGCTCAAATTTATGGAATTGAAATGTCTGTCGGACAGCAAGTTACAATGCTTCTTGTTCTGATGCTGACTTCAAAAGGAATTGCAGGCGTTCCAAGAGCTTCTCTGGTGATTATTGTCGCCACATGTTCTATGTTTGGAATTCCACCGGAAGGGATCGCATTAATTTTGCCAATCGATCATTTCTGCGACATGGGAAGAAGCATGACCAACGTTCTGGGGAATGCTTTAGCAACATCCGCCGTTTCAAAATGGGAAGGACAGCTCGATAATCATGGAGGAGATATGTAAAATATTAATTTAACTTAAATAAACGGTCAATAGAGAATTTCTTCTCTGTTGGCCATTTTTTATGAAATTTGTATTACTTTGCTGAGTGAAACGCCTTTGCGAACGAAAAATATTTTCAATCATTTAAATAGAAACTTTGCGAACTTTGCGTTAAAAATAGATTGAAAACCTATCATTAAATGAATTTACAACAACATAAAAATAAAATTGCTGATAAAGGTTTTTCCGTTATCAGCAATGTTTTTTCTGAGGAAGAAATTGAAAAAATAAGTACAGTCATTCAGAATATAGATACTTCAAAGGAAACTTTCAGGAAATCGGAAGACCTTTTTGCAATCCGACAGTTTTTAAAGGAAGTCTCAGAGGTGAAAGATTTGATTTTTAATGAAAATTTAAAAACAATTATCAAAGAGATTTTTGGCGAAAATTATTTTGTTGTCAAAAGTATTTACTTCGATAAACCCGAAAAATCAAACTGGTATGTCGCCTATCATCAGGATTTAACGATTTCGGTTGATAAGAAAATTAACTTGGAAAACTTCGGGCCGTGGACCACAAAACAGAATCAATTCGCCGTTCAGCCGCCGATTCATATTCTGGAAAATATTTTTACAGTAAGAATTCATTTGGATGATACTGATGAAAATAACGGTGCCCTGAAAGTAGTTCCAAAATCTCATTCAAAAGGAATTTACAGACCCGAAACCATCGACTGGAACGTGGAAACAGAAAACATCTGCAATGTAGAAAAGGGTGGAATTATGATTATGAAACCGTTGTTACTGCATGGCTCAAACCGAACGACCAACGGAAAGAGAAGAAGGGTAATTCATATCGAGTTTTCTGATGTAGAATTACAAAAAGAATTACATTGGTCAGAAAGATTAAAATGATTTCTTTATACAATAATTGCACCTTAAACCTTTCTTAAATCTTTTTCTTTTTCATTTTAATTCTGATATGTAAAATAAAAATTCCTGCTGATTTACAGAAAAAATTACATATATATGTCTATTGTAATATATGTGAAATGATTTTTAGAAAACAAGTTATTTTAGTATCAATAGGCATCGTTTTTTTGTCATGCAATAAAGACAAGAAGTTACAGCCAGAAAGTGTAAAGAAACCTGAAGTTTCCACAATAACTTTCCCCGTGTGGGAGAAATCAATTCCCGATTCTGAACTTGTGACAGGTACAGAAACTTATAATGACGGGATGATTTCTAATGTGTCAAATCCTGCAATAACAATCTTCTCCCCTGCAAAAAACAATACCGGCGTTGCCATAATCGTATTTCCCGGCGGAGGATACAATAAACTGGCTATAGAACTTGAAGGTTCTGAAATTTGCAAGTGGCTTTCATCAATCGGAATTACAGGAGTGCTGCTGAAATATCGTGTACCAGCTTCCGGACCTCATTATGATAAGGATTGTAATTGCGAAAAAGATCCTATCAAACCATTGGCATTGCAGGATGCGCAACGAGCATTGGGCTTAATCCGTTATCAGGCAAAGGAATTAAAGATTAATCCGAATAAAATCGGAGTGATGGGATTTTCTGCCGGCGGACATCTGGTTGCTGATATCAGTAATCATTACAAAAAAAGAGCTTATACAATAGCGGATAATGCTGATAAAATAAGCTGCAGACCAGACTTTGCATTGGCCTTCTACCCCGGACACATGAGGTTTCATACAGATAAGCCGTACGAGTTAAACCGTACCATCTCTGTAGATAGCAAGACCCCGCCAACATTTATTTTGCATGCAGGCAACGACTCCATTAATTCTGTGGAAAATTCACTGGTCTATTATATGGCACTGCAGAAGGCTGGAGTTCCAGCTGAATTTCACATTTATGAAGAAGGAGGACATGCCTTTGGATTAAATCAATCAGCCCAAAAGATTCCTAATTGGTCTGAACTGCCGATTGCTGATTGGGAAAAATTGGTTGAAAGATGGCTGCGAACGATTAAAATGACATCTCACTAATAAAACTACCTTGAATATAAAACAAAACCTCTTACAAATCGAAAGAGGTTTATCATTTTTAATTTTCAAATTTCTATTTCAAAGAAATCTCATCCACAAAAATATAAGCATCACCACCCGCACCTTGATGCCATTCCGGAAGTTTTCCAAAATGATACGCTTTCACTTTTAGGTAACGTGCTTCGGTTGGAAGAATATCAGTGGCAAAATCTTTCACCTGAACTGTTTCATCTTTGGCATCAATGTTATTTTCCAAAGTTTTTAGAAGAATGAAAGTTTTACCATCCATTGAAGCGTAATATTCTACTTTATTAGGCATTAAAATCCATGCACGGCTGTCCTGCAGATAGGTTGATGAAATATATTTGATCTGTTGAGGCGATTTAAAATCAATAACAGCTTCAACGGTTTGTCCTTGATAACCCTGCCATTCTCCTTTTCTCCAATTGATGTCACCGTTGATTCCGTCAATCAAAGCAAACTTTCCGCCTGCCGTATATTGTGGATTAACATTAGCATTGATGGTTATATCCCAATGATTGGGTCTTCTGTTGAAATTGGCAGTTGTGATTCCGCTTTTTTCTCCATTTCTTTCAGCGTATGTAGAAACCTGAGTCGTTTTATTGATCATAAAAGGCTCTTTATAAACTTTAAAGGTTTTTCTAACGTTGGCGTCATCTTCGTCCAAAGTCATGTAATAAACTTTATCTTTCTCATTTAGCGGAGTGATTTTCACCTGAGTGGTAAAATCAAAAAGTCTGTCGGCCGCAATTACTGGTGAAGCTGTTTGTTCAGGATATTTTAAATCTTTAGCAACTTTTACATTTTCAAAACCTAGTTTTTTTAGCTCACTTTTTGGAGTGCTTTTCGTAATGATTCTCGTTGTTCCGTCTTCCAGATGTAGTTTAATTTCATCAAAATAAGGTGTCACGGTTTCCCATTCAGGTTTCCCAGGAGTTACGGCATAAATTCCCATTGAGCTTAAAATAAACCATGCACTCATTTGTCCGCAATCTTCATTTCCGATCAATCCATCCGGCGAATTTTTGTAGAAATTATCAAGAATATATTTAATTTTTGCTTCCGTTTTCTGTGGCTTATCAACGAAATTATAGAGATAAGCAATGTGATGACTCGGTTCGTTTCCTTGAGCGTATTGTCCCATCAATCCGGTAATATCCACCTGTTCTCTTCCTGTTGTTTTATCAGAAGCTGAGAAAATCGCATCAATAAATTGTTCGAATTTTTCTTTTCCACCATGTGCTTCAATCAATCCCGGAATATCCTGCGGAACCGAATATGAGTAATGCCACGAATTTCCTTCCGTATAATTGTTGTTGACTTCACTCGGATCAAACGGTTCGTACCAGTTTCCGTTTTTTCTAGCCTGCATAAAACCATTATTCGGATTGTAAAGGTTTTTCCAGTTTTGAGAACGTTTCATGAAGTATTCGTAGTCTTCTTTTTTGTTTAAAATTTTTGCCATCTGAGCGATGCACCAGTCGTCGTAAGCATATTCAAGGGTTTTTGAAACGCTTTCGTGCTCATCATCAATGCTGATATAGTTGTTTTGTTTGTAAGCATTTAAACCAAAAATATCCAGCATCGCCGAATTTTTTGAAGCTTCAAACGCTTTTTCATAATCAAAACCTGTTACTCCTTTCGTCATCGCATCTGCAATTACAGAAACTGAATGATAACCGATCATACATTCCGTTTCATTGGAAGCCAGTTCCCAAACGGGAAGTTTTCCGCCCTGTTCGTATTGTTTGATAAAAGTATTGACAAAATCTGCCGTTCTTTTTCGGTCAATCAATGACATCAAAGGGTGTGCTCCTCTGAATGTATCCCAAAGCGAGAAAACGGAATAGTATCCGAAATCTTTCGCCATGTAAAATTTGTTGTCCCTGCCACGGTATTTTCCGTCAACATCCATGTTGATATTGGGTTGCGTGAAAACGTGGTATAAAGCCGTGTAGAAAACGGTAAGTTTATCTTTGTCGGAAGATTTGACTTGAATTTTTGAAAGTTCTTTGTTCCAATCTGCTTCGGCTTGTTTTTTAATGATTTCAAAATCATTTGAATTTCCTTCAGCCAGCATGTTTTTTCCTGCACCTTCGTAATCTGTAGGAGAAATTGAAACTTTTACAAGGATTTTTTCTCCTTTTTTAACTTTGCTTGAAAATGCAATTTGAATTTTTGTTCCGTTATAATTTGTATCAGCAACACTAGGTCGTGATGGACTCTCAACCAGTGATTTTGTTTCAATCATCGGTTTTGAAAACTCAATTCTCGCATAAATGTATTGATTGGTTGCCCAAGCTTCACTTCTTCTGAAAACTTCGATGGTTTTGCTGTCAATAATTTTTACTTCACCTTCCAGCAATTTATCTCTGTGATTTAAGTCTAAAATAATATTGGCGTTTCCAGCTTTGTTGAAGGTGTATTCGTGATAACCGACTCTTTTTGTTGTTGTTAAACGAACATCAATGTTATGCTTATCCAATTTTACCGAATAAAATCCTGCCGTTGCTTTCTCATTTTTATGAGAAAATTTTGATGAATATTCTTTCGGTGTCAGTCCCGGATTTCCCATGGTCGGCATGAGCATAATATCGCCATAATCAGACACTCCGGTTCCGTTCAGATGCGTATGAGAGAAGCCATAAATCACTGAATCTGAGTAATGATAGCCACTGCAGCCATCCCAGCTTCCGTCAATTCGGGTGTCGGGAGAAAGCTGAACCATCCCAAAAGGTACAATTGCACCAGGAAATGTATGACCGTGGCCGCCCGTTCCGATGAAAGGATTGATGTATTGCGAATAATTTTGTGAAAATAAATTATGGGTAATAATTCCCAAAAGAATAATCAATATTTTTTTCATGAAGATTAAAATTAAAATCCCCCTAAAATACTATAATATTTCGTTCTGCAAAAGAATTTATCTATCACCCAGTTTGTTGATTTTAAATAGCTAAAATTTCCGTAAATTTGTAGACAATTTATATTTTTATGTTGACTAAAGAAAAGGTTCAGGATTTCCTTAAAGAAATAGAAGTAGATGATTTGGTGAGTAACTTTCAGGTAATGGGAAGCGATGTTTACATCGATATGACTGCACATTCACCGGCAATGCACGAAAAAAAGAAGCTTGAGGCAGCAATGAAGCAGGCATTTGCAAGCGAGTTTGGGGAAGAAATTAATTTAAAACTGAAAATAGTTTCTCCCGAGCCAAGCGAAGTACAGCTAAGTCAGATTAAAGGAAAACAAATCCCCGGAATTCAAAATATTATTGCCATCGCATCCGGAAAAGGTGGGGTAGGTAAGTCTACTGTTGCTGCGAATCTAGCAGTAACGTTAGCAAAAATGGGTTTTAAAGTTGGAATATTAGATGCCGATATTTACGGACCGTCTGTTCCTACGATGTTTGATACAGAAGGTCAGAAGCCAATTTCTGTTGATGTAAACGGGAAAAGCTTAATGAAACCGATCGAAAATTATGGTGTGAAAATGCTTTCTATAGGATATTTTTCTGGAGCCAATCAGGCTGTTGTCTGGAGAGGACCGATGGCATCAAAGGCATTGAACCAAATGATCAGAGATGCAGCTTGGGGAGAATTGGATTTCTTGTTGATCGACCTTCCTCCGGGAACGGGTGATATTCATTTGTCGATCATTCAGGAAGTTCCTGTAACGGGAGCGGTGATCGTAAGTACACCTCAACATGTTGCTTTGGCGGATG includes the following:
- a CDS encoding GH92 family glycosyl hydrolase — encoded protein: MKKILIILLGIITHNLFSQNYSQYINPFIGTGGHGHTFPGAIVPFGMVQLSPDTRIDGSWDGCSGYHYSDSVIYGFSHTHLNGTGVSDYGDIMLMPTMGNPGLTPKEYSSKFSHKNEKATAGFYSVKLDKHNIDVRLTTTKRVGYHEYTFNKAGNANIILDLNHRDKLLEGEVKIIDSKTIEVFRRSEAWATNQYIYARIEFSKPMIETKSLVESPSRPSVADTNYNGTKIQIAFSSKVKKGEKILVKVSISPTDYEGAGKNMLAEGNSNDFEIIKKQAEADWNKELSKIQVKSSDKDKLTVFYTALYHVFTQPNINMDVDGKYRGRDNKFYMAKDFGYYSVFSLWDTFRGAHPLMSLIDRKRTADFVNTFIKQYEQGGKLPVWELASNETECMIGYHSVSVIADAMTKGVTGFDYEKAFEASKNSAMLDIFGLNAYKQNNYISIDDEHESVSKTLEYAYDDWCIAQMAKILNKKEDYEYFMKRSQNWKNLYNPNNGFMQARKNGNWYEPFDPSEVNNNYTEGNSWHYSYSVPQDIPGLIEAHGGKEKFEQFIDAIFSASDKTTGREQVDITGLMGQYAQGNEPSHHIAYLYNFVDKPQKTEAKIKYILDNFYKNSPDGLIGNEDCGQMSAWFILSSMGIYAVTPGKPEWETVTPYFDEIKLHLEDGTTRIITKSTPKSELKKLGFENVKVAKDLKYPEQTASPVIAADRLFDFTTQVKITPLNEKDKVYYMTLDEDDANVRKTFKVYKEPFMINKTTQVSTYAERNGEKSGITTANFNRRPNHWDITINANVNPQYTAGGKFALIDGINGDINWRKGEWQGYQGQTVEAVIDFKSPQQIKYISSTYLQDSRAWILMPNKVEYYASMDGKTFILLKTLENNIDAKDETVQVKDFATDILPTEARYLKVKAYHFGKLPEWHQGAGGDAYIFVDEISLK
- a CDS encoding Mrp/NBP35 family ATP-binding protein is translated as MLTKEKVQDFLKEIEVDDLVSNFQVMGSDVYIDMTAHSPAMHEKKKLEAAMKQAFASEFGEEINLKLKIVSPEPSEVQLSQIKGKQIPGIQNIIAIASGKGGVGKSTVAANLAVTLAKMGFKVGILDADIYGPSVPTMFDTEGQKPISVDVNGKSLMKPIENYGVKMLSIGYFSGANQAVVWRGPMASKALNQMIRDAAWGELDFLLIDLPPGTGDIHLSIIQEVPVTGAVIVSTPQHVALADVRKGIAMFQMESINIPVLGLIENMAYFTPEELPDNKYYIFGNQGAQYLADDLNIPVLGEIPLIQSIREAGDVGRPAVLQENSKIAEIYVETARKMVESLIERNKFLPPTEAVKITTMAGCSPKK